The DNA window ACTCTGCAACACCATAGCAAGCAAGATCAAACAGAGCATAGGTGAACATTACAAGTAATTACAACACACATAAGCAAAAAATTACCAGAAATTACAACACAGAAGTAAAAAATTACTAGCAGTAGTAAGATAAACACAGATAATTACCCTCCGAGAAAATGCCCAGAAGCAAACCAATTAATAGTAGAATACCCAGAAGATAAACACAGATTCACAGAATACCTAGATAATTTTTGTCTCTAATCACCACCATTagacagaaaaaacaaagcttggGATTAGGAATAAATTCTTACTTTCATCTCGCCAAGAACGCTCCGGATCGGGGGGAAAGTGCTTTTTTAATCTACTGGGAAAAGGGGAAGGGAGTCGGGGAGAGTGGGAGACGGGGACGAAGTCTTGACTATGGAGTAACTGGAGTGGACTGTTGAATGTGGAGTGTCTGTGGACTGTGGAGTGTTGGTCAGTGAGTCACGGGTGGGGTGGGGGTGGAAAAAGACTGTTGAGTCAGAGGGCATTTCAAAATTTCTGCATTTGTTGAAACTTTTGGTTAACTCGTGAAAACGTTAcgtttttactgttttttacGAGTTTAACCGGGTTTGATCGATTTTACacgttttatgtgttttgacttgtaaaatcgggtccgattttacgagttaatacGTATTTTAAATAACCATGATTGATGAAGACTTGACTTATCTTTGACCGAGGACAACCCGTGTAGCATGGGCTGAACAGGGCGCATGGGATCCCTGTGTGGTTTCATGAGTTGGACGTAGCCCCGGGTTCGAGTTAGGTGACTCAGGAGTGAGTGTTACCATCCAAGGGTATGGCTAGTCTGCTGGTGAATTTGTCCCACCTTTGGGCCAAAACCTAAGCTCCATCCCTGAGTGCTACTAGTTTTCTTCAAATGGTTGTGCTACactaatttaagataaaataaatgttgacGCATAAGACTTACACTTTGTTCCTCAAGAGAGATCAAGAGGGAAGGAATGAATCGTGGAGGAGAGACAGAGTTCATTCATCGTTTAGCAAGAAGCATAAGAACTCCATGAATGATTTAGAGGGATCCCTCCAAATCCTCCCTtgtttataattctcaatccttTCAATCTGAATGGATTGGTTCATGCCCTTCAATTACTTGTTATTTTACAGTAGTTTCAATTTAGATGGATTGACTCACACGTCAATGGATAGTAAGATCCATCTTCTCTCCTCTTCATATCCGTTCTTCCTCTTATTCATCACTCCGCACAGCACATATCCTTAATTGGGAAGCGGCTACAAGTGCCGGCTTGTAATTAGAACCCATTATAGTGGTTGTAGTGTTAAATGAGAAAGTTAAGAGGAAGGGCTCAAGAAAGGAAACCCAGATGATAACCCTTTGCAAGTTGCAGCTCGGGGATATCTATTTTTAATGCCAAAACTGACAGTGGATGGTTAATCATTGAAGACACAACTCACCAAACAGAACCTCCCTGTCCCCTTCCAATTCACTCATTCTTGAATGACAGTGTAtgcaattataatttaaagcATCCCCTCTATCTTGCTCTCTTGCTTGTATCCCAAGGTGTGAAACAGAGACCAGCACTCCATGTTGCTTCACACTACAACATGTTCGAGGAGTGGCTTCTTGCCCTTTTGCCAGGCCGCATCCACGACCTTTTCCAAGTAAAGAATCGAATCCTGTGTACATCGTATCTTATTTTACCAGATCAAATCAGCATTTCAAAGTTGTGGGCCTGGCATTCTCTACAGCCATTATTGTTACTGCATGCCATGTTCTTTCATCTGTTCTCATCCTTGGCGATGGACTTGCTGTCAAGGATGACAGTTTTTGCCATGGATTCCTAGCCAGTAACCAGGGCTAGTAGAAGCAGAGAACATATGCAGAAAAGGATCAGCAGGACAAAATTACACGATTACACAGGTATGAAGGGGCCAATTTTCAGGAAAAAATGAATCACCTTTCTTAACTTATAAAAGCATATGTTTGAATAATTGAAGAACAGGTAAAATTTGTGTCAATAATGTTTAAATCAGCGCTGATTTGTAATGCTCTAAAGAGTTTCAAAATCCCATGCCGCTCATGCCATTGCTTGCTGGGGTTTCCTTTTCAACCTTGGGAAGTTCATACACAATTGCCTCAGTTGTAGTCATCAAGGAAGACACACTGCATACAATGGAAATTAAATGGTGGTTGCTTCAAGAATGAAAACAAGGTTTAGAAAAATAAGGATACCCTCTTGAAAAGGATTTATAAATACCTCGCAGCATCTACCAAGGCTGTTCTAATGACTTTCAAAGGATCGATAATTCCTGATTTCACCATGTCTACATACTCGCCTATCACAAATAGGAAGCAAGTTAATATCAACGCAACATGACATATAACAATCCATGATATCATACTACTTCTTTCCATTTGGATATTGAAAGGAGAATGGCAAACCTTTGGCTGCATCATATCCAAGGTCAGGGTTGTCCTGCTCCAATAGCTTGCCAACAACAACTGCTCCCTCTACCCCCGCATTGCTAGCAATAGTGTGAACAGGTGTCTACAGACAAAAACATGCTCAATTGAGAACAGACTTATGAAGTGTATAAAACTAGGTTCACATCCTAAGACTATAGACGACACTGCTTGCTTCATTCTGTAAGGAAAAATGATTGATTGCATTCCTTGATAAAAAGAAACTTCAGCAAAATTGTATTTCTAGTAACTTGACAGAATGCGAGTTTAATAAATATCCATTGTCATCATAAATTATGCAACTTCTTGTCACTCCTCCAACCATGTGCGGtgttaaaaacttttaattacaTGAATGGATCATCCATAAAAATGATTCTCTCACATcttaaaatcagaaaaaatgtCAATACGCATCAAAGATGAAAATTTGACCAGAAGAACAAAGGTCCGAACCTTGAGAGCATTCTGGATAATCTGGACACCGATCTTCTGATCAAAATTTGCAGTATGCAATTTGTCAAGCTCCTTAGAGGCGTAAAGAAGTGCAACACCCCCACCTGAACAAATGAAGGTTTTTACAGGTTGATGCACCATTACAAACTTAGAAAGAGGTGACCAACCCAGTCAAAGATAGGCTTACCAGGTACAATGCCCTCCTCTACAGCAGCCTTGGTGGCATTCAGAGCATCAGTAACTCTGTCTTTCTTCTCACCAACTTCAGCTTCGCTGGCTCCACCAATCTATCAAGCATAACAGTAAAGCTTGGTTCTGTATAGCAACAATCTGTGGCAGATGATTATCTAAAAGAGAAACCAACCTTTAAAACTGCAACACCACCAGAAAGTTTTGCTAGCCGCTCCTGTAACTTCTCTTTATCATAATCGGAGGTGCTGGTTCCGATAGCAGATCTCAACTGTTTTAACAATTGTACATTAGAAAACTATTACCTACAAAAATTAATCAAGGCAGAGCTTGAGCTTGAGGGAGACAAACCTGCTCACATCTTTCTTCAATGGTTTTCTTGTCACCAAGCCCATCAAGAATAATAGTGTCATCCTTTGATACCGTCACCTACAATTTAGCATATGGAAATGAGTCATAAGGTGAGCATCATGGCAATGGGCCGAAAGGGAAAGAGTGCCAAAAACCGTATTTTCACATGCAAGTCTTGGTCAATTGATATACACAAACAAATAATAGATTTATAGTTTATCTTACCTTTTTGCATGAGCCAAGCATTTCCAATCCCACATTATCAAGGTTCAAGCCGAGCTCTTCGGTTATAACctacaaatcattaaaaaaaaaatcagagaccAGTTCATGCACAATTCATGTAAAAGTTAAAAGGGAAACATAACTAATCACATGAACCTACCTGACCCCCTGTGAGAATGGAAAGATCCTGCAGACTGGCCTTCCTATTTTCTCCAAATCCAGGTGCTTTGATGGCACAAACCTTGAACCAATTCAAAATCCATTACCCTTAGTAAAACACATAAATCTCGCATAAAGGTCAGCCTTTTCTTTGATTCGGAAACCGGTTTTTTATATGAGAGAATTACATGATACCTTGATTCCAGCACGAAGCTTGTTCAAAATGAGAGTTGCGAGTACCTCACCCTCCAAATCTTCAGCAACAATCAGCAAAGGTCTTTGCCTCTGAGAAACATAGCAAATTGGTTCAAAAATTGGAGAACATAATCAACTCATTTCAATCCTCCCAGTAAACAACCACTGACCTTCAAGGCCAATTCTAAAACTTTGACAGTAGAACTCATGCTTGAGATCTTCTTTTCGTGAATTAAAATGAGAGGATCTTCTAATTcctgaaaaagaataaaaaagaattaagtctTGGAAAATTTGCATAAAGCACTGTGACTTGAAACAGCACCCATGAGTTcgttataaatattatgagtTAACTAATTATTAAAGCATGAAGTGCTTACACATTTCTGGTTCTTGTCATTGGTGATAAAATAAGGGGATATATAGCCCCTGTCCAGCTTCATTCCCTCAACAACCTCCAATTCATTATCCATTGTTTTTCCATCCTGACAtgaatttgagagagaaaagttCTCAAAATGATAGAAATGAGAAGGAAAGCAAAAGTTTGTTTTGACAGGATAAAAAGGCACCAACGTTGCTAATAGTAAAGaccaataaaattcataaagccatgaaaaaataaacctaTGGGAACTAAATAGCATAAAGGAAGAGATTGACACAAATTCACAAAATAAGGAATAGAGGTGGCAAAGTAATTTCCACCAAAGTTGCTTCTTCCTAAATTTAAGCATCCAATAAATACAGGAAAAACATAGAGAGTCTAGCAGGTTTCTGATGATATAAGCAAGCACAATGATATAGgagaaaataatgaaagaatTCCAAAAGCAGCTTACAGAGATTGTAATGACACCCTCTTTGCCAACTTTCTCCATAGCCTTGGCTATAAGTTCACCAATCTCTCTTTCTCCATTTGCTGATATTGTCCCAACCTTattacaaaaacataattttagtaATGCTTAAACTATATCCAATACAAATCtgtttattccatctaattCTAACTACTACTTGAGCATTacttctctgtttttcttggTATTACTAGTCCTATCTCTCGCACTTTGAAACAAAAGTAGGACACAGCAAACCCACCTGGGCTATTTCCTCAGATGTGCTGATCATCCTTGCTCTGCTCTTCAAGCTTGTCACAACAGCTTCAACTGCCATTGAGATGCCACGTCTAAGGTCCATGGCATTCATTCCAGCTGCCACAGACTTGCATCCTTCAGCGAATATTGCACGGGTAAGGACAGTTGCACATGTGGTACCTGCAAACATGTGAAAGAAAGCTCCTTCAACAACCCATCACAAAAGGTTCGACCATTATAATTTACAAAGAAAGAAGACTCTGATCATTCCTAACATTTGCAAGAACAAACACATTATTGCCcacaaaacatgtaaaaattcaTGGCCTTTCAACctcaaaaaagataaatactGAAAGTTCATATTCAAAATATGAAATCTCACCATCGCCTGCCACATCATTAGTAGCATTTGCAACCTGCTTCACAAGGCTAGCACCAATGTTCTTAACTCTGTCTTGGAATTCAATACTCTTTGCTACAGTTACACCATCTTTTGTCACTTTAGGAGCCCCCCAGCTTTGTTCCAAAACTACATTACGTCCCTGTGGAGAAGCCAAACATTGAAATTTCACGAAATATTTAATTGCAAATGAAGATTGAACCTCCTCCCATCAAAACGAACCACACAATCAACTCATCAATGCACAAACCATACAAGGTACATTTAATCACCAACCTAGTTTGTAAAACCAATTCCACAAAAGAACATAGAAACACATGATCACAaccaaaaaacaacatcaaccaAATAAAGTCGCTCACTTTAGGCCCCATGGTAACTTGAACAGCATCAGCAAGCTCTTCAACACCTCTAAGCATCAAAGCACGAGCTTCAACACCAAATTTGATGTCTTTAGCCGCGTAATTTCTCCTCCAAGCCAATCTACTACCAATCTAAACTCCcaccaaaaaaacaacacaCAACCCCCATTAGATTTacacaaacaaaatcaaaatcaaccgTAAACagattgagattaaaaaattaccTGCTTGGCGTTGTTGCCAGCCACCCCACTAacaaaaaatgaacaaataagAGAGACCCAGATGAGAAAACAACCAAAGTAATCAACTTTCTAGTTTAAGCCATTAACAGAGATACATAGGcaaattgaaagtttacttACCTGGCTTTGGAGGCGAGGCCAGAGGCAAAACGATACATGGCTCTCTGTAAGTAGAGTAGTGACAGAAAGAGAGTGCGGGTTTATTAGCAAGTAGACGTGGGGTTTAGTGATGgcgagagatagagagagagagacaacaATAATGAGGCAGAAAAGCAAAGAAGGAAGAGGAAGGAAAGAGAAGctggttagggtttagggttttgtgtGGGGGCTAAGGCACCAATCCGGAGCAGTGAGCACACGGAAGTGAAGTCAagaatctctgagaccagtaaCTGGGCTTGCTGCAAAGATGAAGGGGCCAAGAAAACATTTGGGCTAAAAATAATGAGatatgggtttttttaattaattaattaatgggtatttcttatttttaagcaaacacaaattttacttcagaaaatattttttccatctctattttttttaagaatgtatTTCTTACAtggagaattaaaaaatatatttttattatatataaatttttcaaaatagaaaacaaggGCTCCTGTTTGGTTTAAGTTGAAAATATTGAAAcgaattatcataaaaaattaaatgaaccaaataagattttatttttatagtggaattttttttccaatttttagaaaagcaaataattataaaaaaataaattaaaaaacagctTTTATTCCTAGTCAGTAAAtgtgtttctttaattttcttttcttaaaaaaactgtgaaaaaaaaaactaaaatttgtgAACCAATAATCCTCAACtctttctatctcttttttctttaatttaaatttaaacataggatttaattataatttctaacATTTAAATTCTAGGATCAACAtgtaacaaaatttattaaaaaaatttaaatgcagATACGAGGATGTacctttaaaattgtttaaaataaaatattattctttaatggATAAAtcgatatgaaaatataaaaatagaaattataaataaaaaatacttactaataaatcataatagctgaaatgatttttttggttcttcAAAATATGTTAGGATTTACTTTAGCTACCC is part of the Populus trichocarpa isolate Nisqually-1 chromosome 2, P.trichocarpa_v4.1, whole genome shotgun sequence genome and encodes:
- the LOC7471193 gene encoding chaperonin CPN60-2, mitochondrial, producing MYRFASGLASKASGVAGNNAKQIGSRLAWRRNYAAKDIKFGVEARALMLRGVEELADAVQVTMGPKGRNVVLEQSWGAPKVTKDGVTVAKSIEFQDRVKNIGASLVKQVANATNDVAGDGTTCATVLTRAIFAEGCKSVAAGMNAMDLRRGISMAVEAVVTSLKSRARMISTSEEIAQVGTISANGEREIGELIAKAMEKVGKEGVITISDGKTMDNELEVVEGMKLDRGYISPYFITNDKNQKCELEDPLILIHEKKISSMSSTVKVLELALKRQRPLLIVAEDLEGEVLATLILNKLRAGIKVCAIKAPGFGENRKASLQDLSILTGGQVITEELGLNLDNVGLEMLGSCKKVTVSKDDTIILDGLGDKKTIEERCEQLRSAIGTSTSDYDKEKLQERLAKLSGGVAVLKIGGASEAEVGEKKDRVTDALNATKAAVEEGIVPGGGVALLYASKELDKLHTANFDQKIGVQIIQNALKTPVHTIASNAGVEGAVVVGKLLEQDNPDLGYDAAKGEYVDMVKSGIIDPLKVIRTALVDAASVSSLMTTTEAIVYELPKVEKETPASNGMSGMGF